From Chloroflexota bacterium, the proteins below share one genomic window:
- a CDS encoding ABC transporter ATP-binding protein — MAGSNNVKLSLQGLHLSFGGVKALDDVSFDVREGEILAVIGPNGAGKTCTLNCVNGFYRAQQGEIYFEGKQITKLRPDKIAQLGISRTFQNIQLYASLTVVDNLMAARHFRFKSSWLEGAFYFGRPHREEIKHRKAVEDIIDFLEVERWRKSVVAMLPYGLRKRIDLGRALAQEPKLLLLDEPMAGMNAEEKEDMARFILDIQEDKGITIVLIEHDMGVVMDITDRIVVLDFGRKIAEGAPDEIKTNPDVIRAYLGEQ, encoded by the coding sequence ATGGCAGGCAGCAACAATGTTAAGCTCAGTCTCCAAGGTCTTCACCTAAGTTTTGGCGGAGTCAAGGCCTTGGACGATGTGAGTTTCGACGTCAGGGAAGGTGAGATCTTGGCCGTCATCGGCCCTAACGGGGCGGGTAAGACCTGCACTCTGAACTGCGTCAATGGTTTCTACCGAGCTCAGCAAGGAGAAATCTACTTCGAGGGGAAGCAGATTACCAAGTTGCGCCCGGACAAGATTGCTCAGCTGGGTATAAGCAGGACTTTCCAGAATATCCAGCTTTATGCCAGTCTAACCGTTGTAGACAATTTGATGGCAGCCAGACACTTCCGTTTCAAGTCCAGCTGGCTTGAAGGGGCCTTCTACTTCGGAAGGCCACACAGGGAAGAAATAAAGCACCGCAAGGCAGTGGAGGACATTATTGACTTCCTGGAGGTTGAGCGATGGAGGAAGTCAGTGGTGGCCATGCTTCCTTATGGTCTACGTAAGAGGATTGACTTGGGCAGAGCGCTGGCTCAAGAGCCGAAACTTCTGCTCCTGGATGAACCTATGGCCGGTATGAACGCTGAGGAAAAGGAAGACATGGCCAGGTTCATTCTGGACATACAGGAAGATAAAGGGATTACCATCGTTCTTATTGAACACGACATGGGCGTAGTCATGGACATAACAGACAGAATAGTTGTCCTCGACTTCGGGCGAAAAATTGCCGAGGGTGCCCCCGACGAGATAAAGACCAATCCTGATGTGATCAGGGCTTACTTGGGCGAGCAATAA
- a CDS encoding CopG family transcriptional regulator — protein MFMAKVVVTFKLEEVIYSKLREIADKEGRGVSEILREALTDWLQNKKNVSTLDFVTFIKEQKNIGKSWTQISSLVLERYGISLDKEQLKSLSR, from the coding sequence ATGTTTATGGCAAAGGTAGTAGTGACGTTCAAATTAGAAGAGGTAATTTACTCAAAGTTGAGGGAGATAGCCGATAAAGAAGGCAGAGGCGTTTCAGAGATTCTGAGAGAGGCTTTGACCGATTGGTTGCAGAACAAGAAGAATGTTTCCACGCTTGACTTTGTTACCTTCATCAAGGAGCAAAAGAACATTGGTAAAAGCTGGACCCAAATATCATCTCTCGTGCTCGAACGGTATGGGATCTCTCTGGACAAAGAGCAACTGAAGTCTCTTTCAAGATAA